Below is a window of Thermoproteota archaeon DNA.
CATTGCAAGTAATCCAGCAATGGCTGCATAGACAGTCATCTTACTTTGTAGTCCCAAGTTATTTTATCCAATTTTGGACAACTAAAAAACGTTATCAAAAACCAAATACCTAAAATGTATTTGATGGTATCTACGATATGCCTCTTGAACAAACAATTATCACTTGGATACACCTTGTATCTGCTGCAATCTGGGTAGGAGGCTCTCTTTTCATTGGCGTAGTGTTAGCACCAGTATTAAAAAAATCATCAATGTCACTTGAAGAGAGATTACAAATGATGATTACTGTTGGAAGGAGATTCAATCGAATTGCAGTTCCGTCATTAATTTTGTTAATTGCTACTGGAATATACACATCTCAAAATTTTCTCACGGAAAATTCGTACCAATTATTATTTTCAACTAGTTATGGAAATTTCCTACTAATCAAAATTTTTTTGGTTGTTCTACTTTTAGTAACATTTGCAATTCATGTTAGAATTATTCGAAAAGACGTGGAAGAAAAAATTTTATCAAAAAAACTATCTCCTCAACAAATTCAATCATTAAGAAAAAAAATTATCATTTTAGGTGAAATAACAGTCGTAATTTCAGTTGCAATATTATTTTTTGCAGCATTATTAGATTCTGGAGCATGAAATACCCTCAATTCTTATCTCAAACCCTCCATCGATTCTTCCAATTCCATATTTACAACCTGTAATCTTTGATGTAACATACAGATTTGTCTCCAAATGCTTTGTGATGGTATTTATCCTAAATACTGAAATGCCATCTGCCAACGCTGCAGGGATAACTATCATATCTGCAAGGTGGGAATCTACTCCTAGATTACATTCAATAAAGTTTTGAGCAATATCTGAAAATCTGAAATTTTTTACATTAAGTAATTCATCTATTCCAATTATTGATTTTGAATCTTTACTAGAGATCAAAATACTTGCCCCTTTGTCAAGTGCATCTTCATTTCTTATCTTTAATTGAGTAACAAAATTTGCTTTTTCCAAATTTCTAGAAATTTTGTTTACTTCAGTTTCAATAATACTGCTAGGAATTTTGGAGTAAGTACAATGTATGTCTGCTTCCTTAATTTCTCTTTTTGTAAATGATACAGTACTTAATTTATTTGCAGGTAAAACATTTAGTCTTACAATTCCATTTCCTTTAGGATAATACCCTCTCTGTTCTACATCCAAAGAAAAAGATATTCCAAATCTTCTATAAGCTTCTTGTAAAACAATTTTTGTGTAGTCTATTGTTGGACTCCAAGATACGTCAGTTCCTCCTTTAATGTTTAATTCAAGATTTTTTCTTGATATAGAAACTACAGGTATCAGTACTTGTGCAATTAATGATATACTTCCTGCAGTACCAACATTTTCAATAATTTTCTGGTCCTGAATTAGACCCGGGACAAATTTTATACAAGTTGAACCAATTTCCAATCCATGTACTTCTGCATTACAAATTTTTGCTAATATTCTAATTGAAGTCAAATGTTGTGCGCTCAATCCTGGAGTTTTTCGTTTTGCTCTAATATTGTTAATCTGAATCGGTTTCTGTGTTATACATGATAATGATATTGAACTACGAAGTATCTGTCCTCCACCTTCACCATACGAACCATCTATCTCAAAAAAATCCATACTTTACGATATTATCAATAATGATAGTTTTTTAAACAATTCACCTCAAATGCAATCGTGAATGGATTACTAATTGGAAGATTCCAACCATTTCATTTAGGTCATCTTGAGGCAATAAAATTTGCATTATCAAAAGTTGATAAATTATGGTTAGGTATTGGAAGCTCTAACAAACCTATTGGAAAAGAAAACCCCTTTCTTGCAGATGAGAGACGCAAGATGATTGAACATTCCATCGATAAAAATTTTTTATCAAAAATTCAGATCTTTGACATTCCTGATTTTGATAATCATCAAAAATGGATGGAAAATATTGAAAAAACCGTTCCTCACTTTGATATTGTATTTTCTAATGACGAAATGACAAGAAAGATGTATCATAGGCACGAAATTATAACTTCTGAAATTCCTTTCATTAAGAGAGAAAAATTTAGTGGTACAAAAATTAGGGAAAAAATCAAAACCAATCAAAACTGGAAAGATTTAGTTCCTTCTGGAACACAAAAAATCCTTGATGAAATAAAGGTAAAAGATCGGCTCTCTAGTCTTTAATTATAAATAATCCCCGTAAAGATTGCTTACAGGGAATTATTTGGAATATCTTGTAATGTTACCAGGACCAACAAACGTGCCAGAAAGAGTGACACGTGCTATGTATACTTACATGATTAACCATCGTAGTGATGATTTTGTTAAATTGTATGAGCCATGTGTTGAAAAGACAAAAAAAGTTTTTGAGACAAATGGTGAAGCAGTCTGTTTATCTGCTTCGGGAACTGGTGCAGTAGAAGCAAGTGTTGTTAATCTAATCAAAAAGGGCGATAAGGTAATCATTCCAGTGAATGGTGAATTTAGTGGTAGATTGTCTCAAATGTTATCATGGGCAGGAGCTGAAGTTATCAAGCTTGAATCTCCACCTGGTGAGAATGCTAGCTTTGATAAAGTAAAAGAGGCGTTTGATAATAATAAAGACGTAAAGGCATTCTATTGTGTTTGGAACGAAACATCTACTGGTACTATGCTCAATTATCTTGATAAAGTAAAAGATCTTACCTCAAGAAACGATTCGTACTATGTGGTTGATGGAGTATCAATCGTAGGTGGCGAAGAATTCCACATGGATAAGTGGGGTGTAGACATAGCAATGACTGGAGCACAAAAAGCATTTGCTGCTCCTCCGGGAATTTCTCCAATCTGTGTCAATGAAAGAACCAAAAAATACATGAATGCTAATCCACCAAATACAATGTACTTCAATTTACCTAGATATTTCAAATATTATGAAGAAGCAAAACATACTCCATTTACTCCAGCTTTACCTTTACTGTATGCATACAATGAAGCAATGGACATAATTTTAGAAGAAGGAATGGATGCACGAGTTAAACGTCACAGAACATGTTCACAAGCATTGTATTCAGGTCTTAATGCGATTGGTTTAACTCCATTTGCAAAAGAAGATGCTCGCTCTACTGTTGTGATTGCATTAAATTATCTTGATGGATTAGAAGACAAAACATTCAGAAACACATTAGCAAATAAATTCAGAGTTTTAGTCGCTGGCGGATTTGGAAATTTGAAAGGCAAAGTTTTCAGAGTTGGATGCATGGGAGAAGTAAATCGATATCATGTAATGAGAACTATCTCATCAATATCTTCTGCATTAGCAATGATGGGATATGAGACTGATACTCAAGCAGGACTCAAAGCTGCTGAAGAAAAATTAAAGTCACTCTAAAAATTCATGTTAACTTAATATAAGGAATTTCGAGATCGATCTCATTGACTTTCAGTAAGGGTTCACTAATCTTAGTTGATTATTCAGCTAAAGTGAAAGATTCTCAGGATGTTTTTGAAACAACAATCGAAGAAGAAGCAAAGAAGCATTCAATTCATGAACCAAATGTCAAGTATCAACCAAAGTTGGTTTCTGTAGGAGAATCATGGGTTCTAAAAGGATTAGATGAAGCACTTGCAAATACAAAAGTTGGAGATAAATTAACAGTAGAAGTTCCACCCGAAAAAGGATTTGGTGCAAGAGATTCTGGAAAAGTTAGAATGATTCCATTAAGAAAATTAGGTGAAGATGCAGACAAAGTATCAGTTGGTGATTCAATTGAAATTGATGATAAACGAGGAATCATTAGGTTCATTGGTTCTGGAAGAGTCCAAGTTGATTACAATCATAGATATGCTGGAAAAACAATCCTTTATGATGTTAATGTTGTAAAATCACTTGATACTGATGAAGATAAAATTTCAGGTATACTAAAACGACATATGCCCGTTGAAGATTCAAAACTTTCCTTTAAGAAAAACGCTAACGTGTTAGATATAACAATTCCAGAAGAAATTTTTCGAGCCGATGGCCTTCAAATTATGAAACATTTCATCCAAGTGGATTTGTTCAAATTCATACCTAATCTTGAGAAAATTAACTACGTTGAAACACATGTAAACAAACAATCTAAAAAACAAGATAAAAAAGAATCAAACACAGAAAAACAGGAAAAACCTGTCAGTCCAAAAACAAATTAAATTACGTTAGTACTTTTTGCTAGCGAGATAGCCTTCTTTTTAGTCATTGATTTCTCTTTTAGAATTGTATATCGCTCAGGTCTTAGATCTTGTGCTATGACTATTGCTTCTGCAAGGACATCCTCATCTAACCCTATTTGCTTTGCTGTTGTAGGTGCTCCTACATTCTTTAGAGTCTGTGCAATGTTTTTCCAATCCTGTCCTTGCAGTTTTGCCATCATAATTGAACCAATTCCACATTTTTCTCCATGCAGCCCTACTCCTGGTGCTAGTTTGTCTAATGCATGAGAAAACAAATGCTCAGCTCCTGAACATGGCCTACTACTTCCTGCAATACATGATGCAACTCCTGCACTGATCAAGGCTTCAACGATGACCCTTACATCAACACCACTTTTTGCAAATGTTGAGGAGTTCTCAATTACGATATTTGCACTCATTAATGCTAAATCAGCTGCATATCTTCCGTAATACTCCCCTGTTTTATCACGTCCTAATTTCCAATCTTTTACAGCAATGATATTTGCAATAAGGTCTCCACACCCACTTGCTAAAAGTCGCTTAGGGGCGCTTTTGATGATATCAATGTCTACAAATACCCCTAAAGGAGCTGTTGCCACAATTGAATGGGGCTTATCTCCTTTAATTGAGACAAATGGACTTGCAATACCATCATGTGATGCAGCAGTAGGAACGCTCACAAATGGTTTTTTGAGATTAAAACCCACCATCTTTGCTGCATCAACAGCTCTGCCTCCGCCAATTCCTACTATTAGACTACTTTTATCCTGCCTAACCTCCTTTTCTAGGATTTTTAGATTTGAAATTTCATTACTACTTGCAACATGCCATGCATAACGAATCTTTGCAGATTCCAATGATCGCTCAATTTTTTTTTGTACTACTTTTCTGACATTTGAGCCTGAAATCAAAGAAACCTTCCTTGGCTTATCTAATCCTTTAAAGAAATTACCAATATCCTTGATGTTTCCTTCGCCTACAACAATCTGTCTGGGCAGTTCCATAGTATGGGAAGGCATGGAATCTTGATTTTTTGTCATTATTTATCATTTGAGGAACAAAAAGTTATTTAAAAGGGTGAGATGCCTTTTAGAGTATCTCTTAGGTGTATTTTTTGTCAAACAACGTTGAAGAAAAAATTCTGCATGGAACGACCACAGTAGGTATTCAAGCAAAAGATGGTGTAGTTCTCTGTGCCGATATGAGGGCCAGTGCTGGATATTTCATAGCCAACAATAATACCATGAAGATTCAAAAACTCGACGATCATGCAGGACTCACACTAGCAGGAGGAGTTGCAGATGCACAAAATATTACCGATATACTCCGATATCACGCTAGTTTACATAGAATTCAAAAACAAGAACCCATTCCAATAAAATCCCTTACAAGGTTAACCTCTTTAATTTTCCACCAAAATCGTGGATATCCTTTCATCGCTGATATCTTAGTTGGTGGTTATGATAATAATGGACCAGCTTTGTTTAACATAGATATGTTTGGCTCCACTGAAAAGAAACTGTATGTCACAACTGGTAGTGGCTCACCTGTTGCATATGGTTTGTTAGAAGAAGAATATAGAGAAGATCTTACAGTGGAAGAAGCAAAGGTGATAGCTCTACGAGCAGTAAAAGCAGCTATTACAAGAAACATCGGAACAGGCGATGGAATCAATGTTGCCATCATCGATAAAGATGGATTCCGACTTTTAACAAAAGAACAGAAGAAAGCCATCATCACACTTTAGTGATTTAATGCAAAGAAAACAACAACAAAAGGAAGTACTATCAGGCCCAAATATCATGGCTACCATACTGCAAAGTATTCCTAAAGATGCAAATGTTACAAAAATAGAATATGAAGGCCCACGTATTGCATTGTATACAAACACTCCTAGATATTTGATGGAAAATAACGAAATTATCTCAAATCTTGTTAATGTAATCAAAAAAAGAATTGTAGTTAGAACCGATGAATCCATTCGTAAATCAGAAGAAGATGCAAGAAAGATCCTAAATCAAATTGTTCCCAAGGATGCAAAGCTGGAAAATACTTTTTTTGATACAGCCACAGGTGAAGTATCATTAGAAGCAAAAAGACCTTGGCTTTTACAACGTAACGCTCAAGAATTCAACCATGCAGAAGTCACTGAGCAAATTGGATGGAAACTAAGAATTCGTAAAGCTACGACTACCCCTTCAAGTACTATTCAAATGATAAATTACAATCTTAAAATCTCATCAGCAGAACGTGGAAAACAACTAAGACAGATTGGAGATGAAATCTTTAGACCTAGACTTGCCCAAAAATCCGAAGTATCTTTACTCACACTTGGAGGCTTTGGCCAGGTTGGACGTTCCTGCATGCTGCTATCTACAACAGAAAGTAAAATTCTCATAGATTGTGGAATTAACCCTGGAGCTGCTAGTCCTGCAGAATCTTTCCCAAGACTTGATTGGGCAAATATTACACTTGATGAATTAGATGCAATAGTTATAGGTCATGCACACCTTGATCATACTGGATTTTTACCTGCACTTTGTAAATATGGTTACAAAGGACCCATCTATTGCACAGAGCCTACCCTGCCGATGATGAACTTAATTCAATTAGACGCAATTAAGGTAGCTGCTGCTCAAGGAAGAACTCCAATGTATGGTGAAAGAGATGTCAAACAGATTATGAGACAAGCAATAACAATTCCATATGGTACGGTTACCGATATTTCCCCTGACATTAAACTTGTTTTAGCTAATGCAGGTCATATCCTAGGTTCTGCATTATGCCACTTTCATATTGGAAACGGTGATCATAACTTTGTTTATTCTGGAGATATTAAATTTGCAAAAAGTATTCTCTTTGAGGCTGCTAATTGGAATTTCCCTAGAGTAGAAACCCTTTTGGTTGAAAGCACTTATGGAGCCAAAGAAGACATTCAACCTTCAAGGCAAGAAGTAGAGTCTGCATTCATCAATGCAGTTAACAACACACTAGCTGATGGTGGTAAAGTACTCATACCAATTCCGGCAGTTGGCAGAGCACAAGAAATTATGATGGTAATTGATCACTATATGAAATCAGGAGAGATGGTTGAAGCACCAGTCTTTACCGAAGGCATGATATCTGAAGCTTCAGCAATTCATGAAGCATATCCTGAATATCTTGCACGTGAACTAAAACAAAAAATTCTAGAGACCGATGATAATCCATTTGATTCTGAGTACTTTACAAATGTAGAACATGCTGATGCAAGAGAAGAACCGATGCGTGAAGATTCACCATGTATTATTTTAGCAACATCTGGAATGCTAGAGGGCGGACCTGTACTGGAGTACTTTAAGAATATTGCACCAGATAAAAAGAACAAGATACTTTTTGTTTCATACCAAGTTAATGGAACTCTTGGTAGACGTGTATTAGACGGTGCAAGACAGGTTTCATTACTAGGAAAAGAAGGAAAAGTTGAAGTTGTTAACATCAATTGTGGAATGGAAAAATTAGACGGATTTAGTGGACACAGTGATTATAACCAACTAATGTCATTTGTACAAAAAATGAGGCCAAAACTTAGACGGGTTTTGGTTAATCATGGTGAGAGAAGAAAATCTGAAAACCTTGCAATGTCGATTCGTAGAATGTTTAGAGTACCTGCTCATTACCCGCAAATTCAAGAAGCAATAAAATTATTTTAGATCGTATTCAGGCTTCCAGATCTTTACATTAGTTGGAGCAACAATTATTCTCTCTTCGCCTAATCTTGCAATATCTGAACCAGAGTTCTTGGCAATAGAATACAACTCTTCGACCACTTTACGCAGCTGCTCAACATCTTTCTGTGCTAATGGCGTAACACGTAGAATCAAAATCATATTTTTTTTGATGTCCTCTTTTATGGAATGAACATCACTAGGATCTCTGATTGTAATGGCCTTTAGATATGTTGGACTCTCTTGTTTTTGCATCTAGCTGAAAAGAGCGATCTACTCCTTCAAAAACTCTTCTTTGTAGGGATAAATTACAGACACTTTTTCATGCCTAGATTCTATACTTGATGTATGTCTCTTCTTTTGCACATTCTGCAGTAATTTCAGACTCTAGTGTGTTCTGACGAATTTTTACAGTATGAGCTTCACAATCTGATGCATCTGCATATCGAAGAGTTACAGAAGCTGCTAGTTGCTTAAACTCTGAACATGTATCTCCACGTAACAGTGATGTTGGACCAACATGATCTTTTGCCTCAAGTATGATATCTTTTGGAAGCGCCAATGCGCTTATCATGTTGTTTTCATCATGATTTCTACCAACAATTAATTTTGTTTTTTCATCTAATCTAAAATGTCTTCCAATCTTTAACAGATCAATATCATTAGTTGTTGGTGTTTCGACATGATTAAAAAGATCTTTTGCACGTAAACCAAATGAAGGATCTGTTAGCAAACAACCTCCACCAGCATTTGGAGGATTTTCAATTCCAAATTCTTTTGCCATATCTAATTGTGCTCTTCTTGTTCTACCTCTAATCATTCCCAAGTTCTCTCTTTTGATTAAACCACTTTTCTCTGCATCGGTAGGAGGTAGTAATCTTGCTGATAACGGACGTAAAATTTTTCCTTCAAGTCCAGATTCTTTTTCAATTGTTTTTAATGCAGGTCGATGTTGACTCATTGGTCTTTGACCGACCACTTCTCCAGAAATAATAAACTCTGCACCAATCTCCTCCATGTGTTTCTTTGCAGCATCAAACATCATTGCTCTACAATCAATACAAGGATTCATCCCTGCCCCAAAACCATGTTTTGGATGTTTTAGCATCTCGATGTATTCATCACCCAAGTAAACTGTTTTTAAATTCACATTAAGATCATCAGCTCTTTCCCTGATCTCAAAACCACAACCTCTACCACAATCAAAATCACAAAATGGCGTTTTAATGGCCACTGCAGAAACCTCAAATCCTTCTTTTTGCATCATTTTAACAGCTAATTGACTGTCTAATCCACCTGATAACAAAGCAACAACTTTCTTTTTTGGTTCATCTGCCATTTGTTCATAAAATTATTAGCCTGTATACAAACTTTGCATCATACATAAATTATGAAAAAGAAAATTCTCAATATGAAGGATAGACGATCTAATCTTGTCAAATTTACAAAAAAAATTGATTGTGATACTCTCATAACATTTGAGCCTGAAAACTTGTTTTATCTAACAGGTTTTTGGGGTGAGGCAATTGGAATTTTAGAAAAAAATGGAAATACTACAATTATTGCTCCAGAGCTAGAAGTTGGTCGAGCAAAGGATGAGTCTATTGATACAAAAGTGGTGACTTCTGAGCGTGGAACTGCATTAATTTCTGAACTTGTCAAGAAAGTAAGAGGAAAAAACCCCTGTACAGACTGCCAGAATTATTCAGTCATGCAATCCCTCAAAAAATCAATTCCAAAAATTAAGCACTCTTCTGAGCCATTTGAAAATTCCAGACTCATCAAAGATTCTACAGAAATTAAAATTCTAAAAAAAGCATCTAGAATTATTGATGAAATGTTTGAACTATGTACAAAAAAAATTAAGGAAGGACAAAAAGAATCAGAGCTGCAAGCATTACTGATGGGCTATGCAATTGAGCAAGGAATGTTTGATACTGGCTACAAATCAACTCTTAACCCATTAATTATTGCTGGCGGACCAAATGGTGCACTGCCTCATGCGCAGGTTACTAATAGAAAATTCGCCAATGGTGATCTAATTGTAGTTGATCTTACCTTGCGATACAAGGGCTATGTTTCTGATTCAACTAGGACTTTTGGATTGGGAAAAATTTCAAAACAGGCACAAGAAGTGTATGAAATTGTTAAGGAATCACAAGAACTTGGATTAAAAGCTGTAAAACCAAATGTCACATGCAAATCAGTTGATGATGCATGCCGAGACTACATCAATGAAAAGAATTATGGGAAATACTTTATCCATTCCACTGGCCATGGAATTGGTCTTGATGTTCATGAACTCCCAACAATTTCATATAGAAGCAAAACAAAACTTGCAAAAAATATGGCTATAACTGTTGAACCAGGAATTTACATTCCAAACAAGTTTGGTGTCAGAATTGAAGACTCGTTAATTGTAGATAAAAAACCAATTGTAATGCACAAGTTCACAAAAGAACTTTTAGTATTATAAAAAAAATTATTTTTTTGCAGTTAATACTATAACTTCCCAAGGAAAAACTATCTTTTCATTCTTTTTTGTGTAACGTGAAACATTTTGTTTCACAAGCTCTCTTAGTTCAGCTCTTTTTTTTGTAGGTAGCTTGTCAAGCTTTTCTTTGAGTGGTTTTGCTACATACTTTAGATAATTATTCCAGTAATCACTAAATTTTCCTGGACTGTACTTGAAGACAAATGTCTTGGCCTTGATATTTGAAAAACCAGAATTTTTTATCTCAGCTTTTAGTGCTTTTTGAGAACCAAATCTATCCAAATTAGGTGCACCGGGTGGTACATAATCAGGAATGAATTTCATTACCGCATCTAAAATGCAGCTAAAAAATGGAGTATTGTGACCGTGAACAGATACTGCTAGAATTCCGTCTTTTTTTAAGACGCGCTTTGCATTACACAAAGCCTTTTTGGAATTTGGAAAAAAGAATAATGCATATTGACATGTTATGACATCAAATTGATTTTTTAGAAATATAGTTTCAGCATCTGCTTGAATAAACTCTATGTTCTTTTTTGCTGAATTGAATTTTTTTGCAATACTTAGTGCTTTATTTGAAATATCAAAGCTTACTATTTTTCCACTGTTTCCAACTCTAGAAGAAATCTTTTTTGTTACAACTCCTGTACCGCATGCAATATCTAAAACCTGATCGCCTTTTTTGATACCTGCTAGGGTTACAAGCTTTTGTGTACTCTGGAATGGTCCAGCATTGGTACTTGCCCAACGCTTATGATATCTTGGTGCAACCTCATTCCAAATTGTTATTGTTCTTTTTTTGTACTCTTTTGGTTCAAACTCTCCCAAAGCAAATAGAATTTTCTTCACCAAGTATTATTTCTTGATTAAGTTGTCACGAATCTAGAGGTCTGCATGCTGTTAGCGGAAATCAGTAAATTGATTCTCATTATAGTATAGATTGTATTGTTTTAAAAGATATTGAAATGTACTGATCCAGTAGGATTCCAACTCAAATTAGAAAAAATGTCTGTTACTTGATTACAAACAATCAGATATCTAAATAATATTTGAAGGAAACATGTGGTACGTGTTTTAGTGGTAGATGATGATCCCGACACCGTGGAGATTTTCTCAGAATATCTTTCCATAAGGGGTGTGCAGGTAGTTGGTACTGGATATAATGGCAAAGAAGCAGTTGAACTATATCAAAAATACAGACCAGATGTTGTCTTTTTGGATTGTATGATGCCAGAGTTTGATGGATTTTATGCGTTAGGAAATATCCAGCAGATTGATCCCTCCGCCAAGACGATTATGGTCACAGGAGATCTCACACAAAAAACAAAGATGCTCTTTGAGAAGATGGGAGTATCTGGTGTTATATTCAAACCTTATGAGATAGATGATGTAATTAAAATTCTAAATGATGTAGTTTCTGGGAAAATAATTCTACCTACTGTTTGATGAGGACTGAGTTGAAACACAATCTTACCAGATTGGAATATTATTTTACAGATTTTTCCACGATACTATTAGGTAATAGTGACAAAATATTATTGAAGTCAATGAGCGAGTATGAAACGCAGTTGTACAGGGATGTAATCTCCTCATTGCTAGAGAAATCTCTATTGGAACTGGACTCCAAGATGTTATCCAAGACTGAAAATCACCTTAAAAAACACAACCTATCATTCAATGATGCATTGGAATACCCAGAGGTGATATTTACAGCACTACAAAAGACCGTAGGTAAAAGATATCCCGAACTCATTCGTTTAATCAACGATGAGATGAGATCTGTTTCAAAGAATCCTGCATTTGAGAAATTTGTCACAGTCTTGAACAAATAGGAACGTATGTGTTCATTTGTTGTGCGATATGAACATCACTAGTCTTTTGTTGAAATTTATTAAAACAGCAATAAATGCAGAGAAATCCCCCTAGTGAAAACAAGATTGGAACAGATGAGATCGAATGTGAAGAGGCCATTATGAAAGACAAACAAAGATTTGGAAGGGTAAGAACCAGCCTCATGCGGCATCTCCGATCTGAATATGGCTCGATTACTGCAGATAGGGCTCTTTCAAGAATTAACAAAAGGGCATCAAATGGTTCCCTGCGAGCAAAATATCATCTAAAGGAATTTTCATTGGAATAGATCACAGTTCATTTATTTTCCCAAATCTTCTTGCAACTTCTTTAATACTCGTTTTTGCGTTTAATGGTTCGTTCAGAAAAACATCGTCATGATTATGAGTAAAAATCCTCATTTCTTTTTTCAATGACAACAAAACTCGCAATAACTGCAGTCTTTATGTTTGCAGTAGTGCTTGGCGTAGGCGCAATTGCTCCAGCTATGGCAGCAAAGGCAGATGCACCAGGACAAAACAAAGTGACAATATGTCATTTTGATGAAGAGGAAAACAAGTTTGTACAAATTACCGTTCCTCCTCATGCTGCTGAAAAACATAAGGCAAAACACGGTGATGTTGATCCAGTAGATGGGAGCTGCCCAATAATTGATACAACTGCTCCTGTAATTACTCTTAATGGGGACAATCCCGTAACCATTGAGCTTAACACAGAAGTATACATCGAAGATGGTGCAACCGTTACTGATGATGTTGATGGAGACATAACTACCTCATTGATCATAGGTGGGGACGTAGTTGATGAATCCACTCTTGGAACATATGTAATTACATATGATGCAGTAGATTCTTCAGGAAATACTGCAACACAGATTACCAGAGATGTAAACGTAGTTGATACAACAGCACCGGTAATTACTCTGTCAG
It encodes the following:
- a CDS encoding copper-binding protein, which produces MPLEQTIITWIHLVSAAIWVGGSLFIGVVLAPVLKKSSMSLEERLQMMITVGRRFNRIAVPSLILLIATGIYTSQNFLTENSYQLLFSTSYGNFLLIKIFLVVLLLVTFAIHVRIIRKDVEEKILSKKLSPQQIQSLRKKIIILGEITVVISVAILFFAALLDSGA
- the rtcA gene encoding RNA 3'-phosphate cyclase gives rise to the protein MDFFEIDGSYGEGGGQILRSSISLSCITQKPIQINNIRAKRKTPGLSAQHLTSIRILAKICNAEVHGLEIGSTCIKFVPGLIQDQKIIENVGTAGSISLIAQVLIPVVSISRKNLELNIKGGTDVSWSPTIDYTKIVLQEAYRRFGISFSLDVEQRGYYPKGNGIVRLNVLPANKLSTVSFTKREIKEADIHCTYSKIPSSIIETEVNKISRNLEKANFVTQLKIRNEDALDKGASILISSKDSKSIIGIDELLNVKNFRFSDIAQNFIECNLGVDSHLADMIVIPAALADGISVFRINTITKHLETNLYVTSKITGCKYGIGRIDGGFEIRIEGISCSRI
- a CDS encoding nicotinamide-nucleotide adenylyltransferase, producing the protein MNGLLIGRFQPFHLGHLEAIKFALSKVDKLWLGIGSSNKPIGKENPFLADERRKMIEHSIDKNFLSKIQIFDIPDFDNHQKWMENIEKTVPHFDIVFSNDEMTRKMYHRHEIITSEIPFIKREKFSGTKIREKIKTNQNWKDLVPSGTQKILDEIKVKDRLSSL
- a CDS encoding alanine--glyoxylate aminotransferase family protein; protein product: MEYLVMLPGPTNVPERVTRAMYTYMINHRSDDFVKLYEPCVEKTKKVFETNGEAVCLSASGTGAVEASVVNLIKKGDKVIIPVNGEFSGRLSQMLSWAGAEVIKLESPPGENASFDKVKEAFDNNKDVKAFYCVWNETSTGTMLNYLDKVKDLTSRNDSYYVVDGVSIVGGEEFHMDKWGVDIAMTGAQKAFAAPPGISPICVNERTKKYMNANPPNTMYFNLPRYFKYYEEAKHTPFTPALPLLYAYNEAMDIILEEGMDARVKRHRTCSQALYSGLNAIGLTPFAKEDARSTVVIALNYLDGLEDKTFRNTLANKFRVLVAGGFGNLKGKVFRVGCMGEVNRYHVMRTISSISSALAMMGYETDTQAGLKAAEEKLKSL
- a CDS encoding peptidylprolyl isomerase yields the protein MTFSKGSLILVDYSAKVKDSQDVFETTIEEEAKKHSIHEPNVKYQPKLVSVGESWVLKGLDEALANTKVGDKLTVEVPPEKGFGARDSGKVRMIPLRKLGEDADKVSVGDSIEIDDKRGIIRFIGSGRVQVDYNHRYAGKTILYDVNVVKSLDTDEDKISGILKRHMPVEDSKLSFKKNANVLDITIPEEIFRADGLQIMKHFIQVDLFKFIPNLEKINYVETHVNKQSKKQDKKESNTEKQEKPVSPKTN
- a CDS encoding iron-containing alcohol dehydrogenase codes for the protein MTKNQDSMPSHTMELPRQIVVGEGNIKDIGNFFKGLDKPRKVSLISGSNVRKVVQKKIERSLESAKIRYAWHVASSNEISNLKILEKEVRQDKSSLIVGIGGGRAVDAAKMVGFNLKKPFVSVPTAASHDGIASPFVSIKGDKPHSIVATAPLGVFVDIDIIKSAPKRLLASGCGDLIANIIAVKDWKLGRDKTGEYYGRYAADLALMSANIVIENSSTFAKSGVDVRVIVEALISAGVASCIAGSSRPCSGAEHLFSHALDKLAPGVGLHGEKCGIGSIMMAKLQGQDWKNIAQTLKNVGAPTTAKQIGLDEDVLAEAIVIAQDLRPERYTILKEKSMTKKKAISLAKSTNVI
- the psmB gene encoding proteasome endopeptidase complex, archaeal, beta subunit, encoding MSNNVEEKILHGTTTVGIQAKDGVVLCADMRASAGYFIANNNTMKIQKLDDHAGLTLAGGVADAQNITDILRYHASLHRIQKQEPIPIKSLTRLTSLIFHQNRGYPFIADILVGGYDNNGPALFNIDMFGSTEKKLYVTTGSGSPVAYGLLEEEYREDLTVEEAKVIALRAVKAAITRNIGTGDGINVAIIDKDGFRLLTKEQKKAIITL